In the genome of Vibrio ziniensis, the window TGGCTATCTGGTTGATGCTATGATGGCGAGTATGTCGGTTCCCGGTGCTTTACCTCCCTATGAAGTTGATGGTCATTTGCTCGTTGATGGTGGCGTGACCAATAACATGCCAGTTGACGTTGCTAGGGCTATGGGCGCTGACATTGTTATTGCCGTTGATATAAGCACCGACTATAAAGAGCAGGAAGATTTCACTAATTTTTTCACAATGGCTGATCAGCTTTCCAACTATCTTGTGCGACGTAGCACTCAAGACCAAGCTGAAACCTTGACCGAGAATGACGTTTTCTTGAAGCCTCAAGTTGGGCAGATGGAAACAACTGAATTTGTTCGTATGCCGGATGCCTATGAAAAAGGATATCTGGCAGCGATGGAAAATCAGCAGCTACTCTCTAAGTTGTCAGTGACTAGCGCCGAATATCAGAAATACATCGATGCAAAAGAAGAGCGTAGACGTGAACTGAAATACGGCGATGAAGTCGTTGTCGATAGAGTCGTGATTAACAACAAAACTCACTATAGTGATTTGCTGTTGCAAAATCGTTTAAACCTTGCGGAAGGGAAAGCACTATCAACGGAAGAGATTGAGGCGAGTGTCGAGAATCTCTATGCCTTGGATAGATTTGAACTCGTTAGTTACAAATATCAAAAAAATGAAGATCGTGATGAATTAGTGGTTGATGTCCGAGAGAAATCGTGGGGGCCCAATTATGCCAATTTCCGATTTTTTTTAGAGGACGATTTTACAACTGATAGCCAATATTCGATTGGTATTTCGACTAACTTTACCGATTTAAACCCTAACGGTGCTGGACTGATGTTGAACTTAGACGGAGGGACAGACAAATTAATTGAAGCTGAGCTGTATTCACCGTTGTTTTCTGATCAACATAGTTTTATTACCTTAGGGGCTCGCTATAAAAATGATAAGCGTAACATTCCTCTCGATGGCTTTAACGACACGAGTTTAGAATCAACTCGCAATTACATTCCTTTTGCATATAAAGAACTACGTTCTGAGTTAGCGATCGGCTATCAAGAGACCTTATGGCGAGAAGCTAAGTTAGGATATCGCTTTACTTCTGGGGAAACGGAAGTGTCGTCATTACCTGTATTAGGTAATAGTACCTTCACTCGCCATGGCGCATTTTTTAATTATCGAATCGATTCTCTCGATGATTATTACATGCCGAGAAAAGGACTGTATTTTAACTTTGAATATTTAGTTTCTCATGATGAAGTGATAGAAGAGCAGGATGGTTTAGAGGAAGGTACTCAAGATACAGTATCTGAATTATCGGCGAAGTTGGTGACGGCCCATAGTTATAAACGTCATACTTTGGTCGGAACAGCTGAATATGGTGTAGTAAAAAGCAAAAACTCAGTGACCCCAATTGATCCGAAAACGATTGGTGGATTTTTGAATTTGTCAGGTATTCCTCGTAATAGCCTCATTGGACAAAACAAAGCCTTCAGCAGCTTAGTTTATTTGTATCGTTGGTTTGACAATGATTTTGGGCTTTTTATGTCACCGGTATATTTAGGAACATCGATAGAGTATGGCGGAGTTTGGTCAGACTCAGATTTACGCTTACATTCGGCTCCTTTGTATGGTGCAGCCTCAGTTTTTACGGGTGTTGATTCACCAATAGGACCGATTATGTTCGGTTATGGACGTACAGAAGACAATTTTGATTCTTTATATCTGATGCTGGGAACCACGTTTAAGTGACGATGAATAAAGTTTGATGGTGATAATCGTCAAACTTTAGTCTTAAGTTGCTATGTTGGTCAAAATGATGAGATTTTAATTTATCGTTAAATTTGCTATTCTGATGCCCACAGTTTGGCCTCTAGGGCGCTGTTTCTCAGTCAAATTTGAATGAAAACAAGGGCAACGGAGAGCCAAGTTTCCAAGGATGTTCACTTACATTTTTATAATTATTAGGTGAACCGCAATGAGAGGAAAAAAGTCGTGCTTGAAGCCTACCGTAAACACGTCGAAGAGCGTGCCGCTGAAGGAGTTGTACCTAAACCCCTAGATGCAGAGCAAGTTGCTGGACTTGTTGAACTGTTAAAGAATCCCCTACAAGGTGAAGAAGAATTCATCCTTGATCTACTTGAGAATCGTATCCCACCAGGCGTTGATGAAGCTGCTTATGTTAAAGCGGGTTTCTTAACGGCTGTTGTGAAAGGAGAAGTGACTTCTCCACTAGTAAGCCGTGCAAAAGCAGCACAACTACTAGGCACAATGCAAGGTGGTTACAACATCGAGCCTCTAGTTTCATTGCTTGATGACGCAGAACTTGCACCAATCGGTGTTGAAACTCTATCTCATACTCTGCTTATGTTTGATGCTTTCTATGATGTTGAAGAGAAAGCAAAAGCAGGTAACGAATTCGCGAAGCAAGTTCTTCAATCTTGGGCTGACGCAGAATGGTTCCTATCTAAACCTGCGCTACAAGAAAAAATCACTCTAACTGTATTCAAAGTAACAGGTGAGACGAACACGGATGATCTGTCTCCTGCACCAGATGCATGGTCTCGTCCGGATATCCCAGTACACGCTCTAGCGATGCTGAAAAACGAACGTGATGGTATTCACCCAGATAAAGCTGGCAGCATTGGTCCGATTAAGCAAATCGAAGCGCTTAAAGAGAAAGGCCACCAGCTTGTATACGTTGGTGACGTGGTTGGTACCGGTTCATCTCGTAAGTCAGCGACTAACTCCGTACTTTGGTTCATGGGTGACGATATCCCATTCGTTCCAAACAAACGCGCTGGCGGTTATGTACTTGGCGGTAAGATTGCTCCGATCTTCTTTAACACAATGGAAGATGCGGGTGCGCTACCAATTGAAGTAGACGTAACGAAATTACACATGGGCGACGTGATTGACGTTTACCCATTCGAAGGCAAAGTATGTAACCACGAAACGGGTGAAGTACTGGCTACCTTCAAACTAAAAACAGACGTACTGATTGATGAAGTGCGTGCTGGTGGTCGTATTCCACTGATCGTTGGCCGTGGTCTAACTGATAAAGCTCGTCTAGCTCTAGGTCTTGCACCTTCAGACGTATTCCGTCGTCCAGTTGCTGTTGCAGACAGCGGCAAAGGCTACACTCTTGCTCAGAAAATGGTGGGTAAAGCGTGTGGCGTAGAAGGTATTCGTCCGGGTACTTACTGTGAGCCAAAAATGACGACAGTAGGTTCTCAAGATACTACCGGTCCTATGACTCGTGATGAACTGAAAGATCTAGCGTGTTTAGGCTTCTCTGCTGATCTAGTAATGCAGTCATTCTGCCATACATCAGCGTATCCTAAGCCAGTGGATGTGGTAACTCACCACACATTACCTGATTTCATCATGAACCGTGGCGGTGTGTCACTTCGCCCTGGTGACGGTGTTATCCACTCATGGCTAAACCGTATGCTACTTCCTGATACCGTAGGTACAGGTGGTGACTCACATACTCGTTTCCCATTAGGTATCTCTTTCCCTGCAGGTTCTGGTCTGGTTGCGTTCGCAGCAGCAACAGGTGTTATGCCTCTTGATATGCCTGAATCTATCTTGGTTCGTTTTAAAGGCGAAATGCAACCGGGTATCACACTACGTGACCTAGTACATGCAATCCCTTACTACGGCATCAAGCAGGGTCTATTGACTGTAGAGAAAGCAGGTAAGATAAACGAATTCTCTGGTCGTGTACTTGAGATCGAAGGTGTTGAGCACCTAACTGTTGAGCAAGCGTTCGAGCTTTCAGATGCATCTGCAGAGCGTTCAGCGGCTGGCTGTACAGTGAAGCTGTCTCAAGCTTCAATCGAAGAATATCTAAACTCAAACATCACTATGCTTAAGTGGATGATTGCTGAAGGTTACGGTGATGTACGTACCATTGAACGTCGTATTAAAGCGATGCAAGAGTGGTTAGCGAACCCAGAGCTAATGAGTGCAGATAAAGATGCAGAATACGCTCACGTAATCGAAATCGATCTTGCTGAAATCAAAGAACCAATTCTTTGTGCTCCAAATGACCCAGATGATGCGCGTCTTCTATCTGACGTTCAAGGAACTCAAATTGATGAAGTGTTCATTGGTTCGTGTATGACAAACATTGGTCACTTCCGTGCGGCAGGTAAACTGCTTGAGAAGTTCAATGGTCAGCTAGAAACTCGTTTGTGGGTGGCTCCGCCAACTAAGATGGACCGCGATCAGCTAACAGAAGAAGGTTACTACGGTATCTTTGGCCGTGCTGGGGTTCGTATTGAAACTCCGGGATGTTCACTATGTATGGGTAACCAAGCTCGCGTAGCTGATAAAGCAACGGTAATGTCTACGTCTACACGTAACTTCCCGAACCGTCTAGGTACAGGTGCGAACGTTTACCTATCTTCAGCAGAACTTGCGGCTGTGGGCGCTATTCTAGGTCGTATCCCGACGAAAGAAGAGTATCTAGAGTACGCAGAGCAAATTAACGCGACTGCGGCGGATACTTATCGTTACCTAAACTTCCACCGTATGGCGGATTACACCAAGAAAGCTGACACGGTTATTTTCCAAGAGCCAGCATAATCAGCTTTGAGAAATCGTTAATAAAAGGCCGCATTTTATAAGCGGCCTTTCTGTTTCTGCTAATAATTACCTAAGAGAAGCTCGTATCCTTTTCGTCACGAACCTTCCCGTCACAAACCTTCTCGTAACGAGATAGTGAGGCAGGTATACTCCACGCAAAATTTGGTTTGTTTGGTATCAATCCGATGGAATTTGAATTTACGAAAAATACCTTAATGGGTGAGTATTACGTCAGTTGTAATATGGAGCATCAAGTGATTGCTCGTTGGTTACAAGAAGAGATTGGCAAAGATCGCACAAAGATCGAGCAAGTGTTTTCGTTACTTGACCAAGTGCACCAAAGTCCGGCAAAAGAGTGGAAACTGGCTGGAAAAGAGATTTCTCTTTCTGTGATAGGGAGTGAAGTGACGGTTCAGGAAAACACTTTGGGCTATAGCCATGATATTGAGTTTGAAAGTGAATTTGAGCTCTACGACAGTGAGAGCACGGCAGAATGTGGCTTGGAAGATTTTGAATCAATGATGAGACAGTGGTTAGAGTTCATTCAGCGCTACTGATGCATTGCTTTTAAAGCGTGCACTTATGTGGTGAAGAATGGCTTAAGCGCATTATTTTTGGGAAAGGGTTGCACGATATTTGTGCAACCCTTTCTTTTTTTTGCATAAATGTCACATTAATATCTTATTTATCAATGATTTAAAAAGTTGGCACGTACCTTGGATTACTAGAAAGGGATTAGAGTTAATGGACTACAGCTTCAGAGAGGACGCGATGAAACTCATAAACGCAATCATCAAACCATTCAAACTTGACGATGTACGCGAAGCTTTAGCTGATGTTGGCATCGAAGGGATGACAGTATCAGAAGTAAAAGGCTTCGGTCGTCAAAAAGGTCACACAGAGCTTTACCGTGGTGCGGAATACCAAGTGGATTTCCTACCTAAGGTAAAAATCGAGATCGCAACACAAGCAGACAACGTAGATCGCGTTGTTGAAGCAATCATCAAAGCTGCTCATACAGGCAAAATTGGTGACGGTAAAATATTTGTTTATGACTTAAGTCATGCTGTTCGTATTCGCACTGGCGAAATGGACGTAGAAGCACTTTAAGAATCAGGGATTGGAGACAACTATTATGGAACTGTCAGTAACTGTAGCGGAGTTACGCTACGCACTGGATACTTTCTTCTTCTTAATTTCAGGCGCACTAGTAATGTGGATGGCTGCGGGTTTTGCAATGCTTGAAGCTGGTCTAGTTCGTTCAAAAAACACCACTGAAATTTTGACTAAAAACTTTGTGCTTTACGCTATCGCGTGCACTATGTACTTAATCGTTGGTTACAACATCATGTACGTAGATAACGCAGAAGCTGGTTGGTTACCTTCTTTCGGTACGCTAATCGGTTCACAAGCTGAAGGCGCTGACCACTCTCTAGAGTCGGATTTCTTCTTCCAAGTAGTATTCGTTGCAACCTCGATGTCTGTAGTTTCAGGTGCAGTTGCTGAACGTATGAAGTTATGGGCATTCCTAATCTTCTCTGTAGTTCTAACAGCTTTCATTTACCCTATGGAAGGTTACTGGACTTGGGGCGGCGGTTTCCTATCTGATGCAGGTTTCAGTGACTTCGCTGGTTCTGGTATCGTACACATGGCAGGTGCAGCAGCAGCTCTAGCTGGCGTAATCCTACTAGGTGCACGTAAAGGTAAATACGGCAAAAACGGTGAAGTTTACCCAATTCCAGGTTCAAACATGCCACTTGCTACTCTAGGTACACTTATCCTATGGTTCGGTTGGTTTGGCTTCAACGGCGGTTCTCAGTTGATGGTTTCTGACTTCGAAAACGCAACAGCTGTCGGCAAAATCTTCTTAAACACTAACGCAGCAGCAGCAGCAGGTGCGATTGCAGCCCTGCTAGTTTGTAAAACAACTTGGGGTAAAGCAGACCTAACTATGATCCTTAACGGTGCGTTAGCAGGTCTAGTTGCTATCACTGCAGATCCACTATCTCCATCACCACTATATGCAGTAGCTATCGGTGTGGTTGCGGGTGCAATCGTAGTGTTCAGCATCATTGCTCTAGATAAACTAAAAATCGATGATCCAGTGGGTGCTATCTCTGTACACGGTGTGTGTGGTTTCTTTGGTCTAATGGTTGTTCCACTAAGCAATGCAGATGCATCATTTGGTTCTCAGCTTCTAGGTGCCGTAGTTATCTTTGGTTGGGTATTCGCAGCAAGCTTGATTGTTTGGTCTATCCTAAAAGCAACAATGGGTATCCGTGTTTCTGAAGAAGAAGAGCAAGAAGGTATGGATATGCACGATTGTGGTGTTGAAGCATATCCTGAGTTCTCAGTAGTTAAATAATCAATACTTAGAACCTCGTCGAAAAAACCTGCCCATGTGGCAGGTTTTTTATTATTTAAGATTGTGCTCAATAAAACGGGTTAATATAATTCAAGGAAATAAAAAACATTATCATTATCACTACAAGTTAGGTTTAAACGATGAAAAAGATGCTCACACTTTCTGCAATTGCGTTAAGCGTTTTAGCTTCGTCTGCTATGGCAGCAGAGGAAGTGAATGTTTACTCATACCGCCAGCCTTTCCTCATTGAGCCCATGTTTAAAGAGTTCACTAAAGAGACGGGGATCAAGGTCAATGTGAAGTTTGCTAACGAAGGTATTGCAGAAAAGTTAGCACAAGAAGGTGAATACAGTCCTGCGGACGTAGTATTAACTTCAGAGTTTAGCCGTTTGTTTGAATTGTCTGATAAGAAGTTAACTCAACCAGTTAACAGCTCTGTTATCGATGAAAATATCCCAGCACACTACCGTGATAGCAACGAAGAGTGGTTTGCTTTAACGATTCGTACACGTAGTGTTTATTCTTCACGTGATCGCGTAGGCAAATTGGGTGATGATTTTAACTATCTTGATTTAGCTAAGCCTGAATATAAGGGTAAAATCTGTACTCGTAGTGGTAAGCACCCATACAACATCGCTTTGGTTGCAGCCATGATTGCTAACCACGGCGAAGCTGAAACCAAAGCATGGTTAGAAGGCTTAAAAGCGAACTTAGCCCGTAAACCACAAGGTAATGACCGTGACCAAGTTCGTGCTATTAAAGAAGGTCTATGTGATCTTTCTTTAGGTAACAGCTACTACTTAGGTAAAATGCTTGAAGACAAAGAGCAAAAGAGTTGGGCGGAGTCGGTATACATCAACTTCCCAGATCAAAACGCTCAAGGCACACACGTGAACGTGAGTGGTATGGCGATGGCTAAATACGCTCCAAACCGTGATAATGCACTAAAACTAATGGAATTTCTAACGGGCGAAACAGCTCAGCACATGTACGCAGAAGTTAACTTCGAATACCCTGTGAAACCAGGTGTGAAGCGTTCAGAACTTGTGGCATCTTGGGGTGAGTTTAAGTCAGATACACTACCTTTAGAAAAGATTGCTGATAACCATACAGCAGCAATCAAGTTACTTGATGAAGTAAAATTTGACCTTTAATGTGTTCGAGGGGGAAATTTTCCCCCTGTTTTTAAAAGCGATATGAGATGTCTTTGCACATGTTGATGCATCTCAAATTGTCTTGTTGTAATA includes:
- a CDS encoding patatin-like phospholipase family protein; this translates as MEAIQIEQAQAERPKIAVVLAGGGAKGAAHIGVLKALEEMRIPVDFITGTSMGAYVGGLYATGMSASEIESLVYSVDWNSGYRDRVSRSQRRVREKEYEDRYQLNADLGIHWAEVRAPKGVVQGQNMLRILRETSGNLSSFSSFNNLVIPYRAVATDIVELQPVVLDSGYLVDAMMASMSVPGALPPYEVDGHLLVDGGVTNNMPVDVARAMGADIVIAVDISTDYKEQEDFTNFFTMADQLSNYLVRRSTQDQAETLTENDVFLKPQVGQMETTEFVRMPDAYEKGYLAAMENQQLLSKLSVTSAEYQKYIDAKEERRRELKYGDEVVVDRVVINNKTHYSDLLLQNRLNLAEGKALSTEEIEASVENLYALDRFELVSYKYQKNEDRDELVVDVREKSWGPNYANFRFFLEDDFTTDSQYSIGISTNFTDLNPNGAGLMLNLDGGTDKLIEAELYSPLFSDQHSFITLGARYKNDKRNIPLDGFNDTSLESTRNYIPFAYKELRSELAIGYQETLWREAKLGYRFTSGETEVSSLPVLGNSTFTRHGAFFNYRIDSLDDYYMPRKGLYFNFEYLVSHDEVIEEQDGLEEGTQDTVSELSAKLVTAHSYKRHTLVGTAEYGVVKSKNSVTPIDPKTIGGFLNLSGIPRNSLIGQNKAFSSLVYLYRWFDNDFGLFMSPVYLGTSIEYGGVWSDSDLRLHSAPLYGAASVFTGVDSPIGPIMFGYGRTEDNFDSLYLMLGTTFK
- the acnB gene encoding bifunctional aconitate hydratase 2/2-methylisocitrate dehydratase, with protein sequence MLEAYRKHVEERAAEGVVPKPLDAEQVAGLVELLKNPLQGEEEFILDLLENRIPPGVDEAAYVKAGFLTAVVKGEVTSPLVSRAKAAQLLGTMQGGYNIEPLVSLLDDAELAPIGVETLSHTLLMFDAFYDVEEKAKAGNEFAKQVLQSWADAEWFLSKPALQEKITLTVFKVTGETNTDDLSPAPDAWSRPDIPVHALAMLKNERDGIHPDKAGSIGPIKQIEALKEKGHQLVYVGDVVGTGSSRKSATNSVLWFMGDDIPFVPNKRAGGYVLGGKIAPIFFNTMEDAGALPIEVDVTKLHMGDVIDVYPFEGKVCNHETGEVLATFKLKTDVLIDEVRAGGRIPLIVGRGLTDKARLALGLAPSDVFRRPVAVADSGKGYTLAQKMVGKACGVEGIRPGTYCEPKMTTVGSQDTTGPMTRDELKDLACLGFSADLVMQSFCHTSAYPKPVDVVTHHTLPDFIMNRGGVSLRPGDGVIHSWLNRMLLPDTVGTGGDSHTRFPLGISFPAGSGLVAFAAATGVMPLDMPESILVRFKGEMQPGITLRDLVHAIPYYGIKQGLLTVEKAGKINEFSGRVLEIEGVEHLTVEQAFELSDASAERSAAGCTVKLSQASIEEYLNSNITMLKWMIAEGYGDVRTIERRIKAMQEWLANPELMSADKDAEYAHVIEIDLAEIKEPILCAPNDPDDARLLSDVQGTQIDEVFIGSCMTNIGHFRAAGKLLEKFNGQLETRLWVAPPTKMDRDQLTEEGYYGIFGRAGVRIETPGCSLCMGNQARVADKATVMSTSTRNFPNRLGTGANVYLSSAELAAVGAILGRIPTKEEYLEYAEQINATAADTYRYLNFHRMADYTKKADTVIFQEPA
- a CDS encoding YacL family protein, whose protein sequence is MEFEFTKNTLMGEYYVSCNMEHQVIARWLQEEIGKDRTKIEQVFSLLDQVHQSPAKEWKLAGKEISLSVIGSEVTVQENTLGYSHDIEFESEFELYDSESTAECGLEDFESMMRQWLEFIQRY
- a CDS encoding P-II family nitrogen regulator; translated protein: MKLINAIIKPFKLDDVREALADVGIEGMTVSEVKGFGRQKGHTELYRGAEYQVDFLPKVKIEIATQADNVDRVVEAIIKAAHTGKIGDGKIFVYDLSHAVRIRTGEMDVEAL
- a CDS encoding ammonium transporter, which produces MELSVTVAELRYALDTFFFLISGALVMWMAAGFAMLEAGLVRSKNTTEILTKNFVLYAIACTMYLIVGYNIMYVDNAEAGWLPSFGTLIGSQAEGADHSLESDFFFQVVFVATSMSVVSGAVAERMKLWAFLIFSVVLTAFIYPMEGYWTWGGGFLSDAGFSDFAGSGIVHMAGAAAALAGVILLGARKGKYGKNGEVYPIPGSNMPLATLGTLILWFGWFGFNGGSQLMVSDFENATAVGKIFLNTNAAAAAGAIAALLVCKTTWGKADLTMILNGALAGLVAITADPLSPSPLYAVAIGVVAGAIVVFSIIALDKLKIDDPVGAISVHGVCGFFGLMVVPLSNADASFGSQLLGAVVIFGWVFAASLIVWSILKATMGIRVSEEEEQEGMDMHDCGVEAYPEFSVVK
- a CDS encoding Fe(3+) ABC transporter substrate-binding protein; translated protein: MKKMLTLSAIALSVLASSAMAAEEVNVYSYRQPFLIEPMFKEFTKETGIKVNVKFANEGIAEKLAQEGEYSPADVVLTSEFSRLFELSDKKLTQPVNSSVIDENIPAHYRDSNEEWFALTIRTRSVYSSRDRVGKLGDDFNYLDLAKPEYKGKICTRSGKHPYNIALVAAMIANHGEAETKAWLEGLKANLARKPQGNDRDQVRAIKEGLCDLSLGNSYYLGKMLEDKEQKSWAESVYINFPDQNAQGTHVNVSGMAMAKYAPNRDNALKLMEFLTGETAQHMYAEVNFEYPVKPGVKRSELVASWGEFKSDTLPLEKIADNHTAAIKLLDEVKFDL